A genomic region of Lycorma delicatula isolate Av1 chromosome 4, ASM4794821v1, whole genome shotgun sequence contains the following coding sequences:
- the LOC142322985 gene encoding uncharacterized protein LOC142322985 — protein sequence MNKSNSIFSRGELLLSLATRKLTETQEATKDEFVDEIETEANIEVVQSSCPLDKPGTQDHSRSVEGILKAVVGANASIELVRQNGSSCDEAYEDRILFCNSLIPISGNTSCL from the exons atgaataaaagtaattcCATTTTTAGTCGTGGGGAACTTCTTCTGAGCTTAGCAACAAGAAAATTGACTG AAACCCAAGAAGCAACAAAAGATGAATTTGTTGATGAAATTGAAACAGAAGCTAACATTGAAGTAGTCCAGAGCTCCTGTCCTTTAGACAAACCTG gtaccCAAGATCATTCCAGATCAGTTGAAGGTATATTGAAAGCAGTGGTAGGTGCAAATGCTAGTATTGAATTAGTTCGACAAAATGGATCTTCTTGTGATGAAGCCTATGAAGATAGAatccttttttgtaattcattgatACCAATTTCAGGTAACACTTCctgtctataa